From the Lathyrus oleraceus cultivar Zhongwan6 chromosome 4, CAAS_Psat_ZW6_1.0, whole genome shotgun sequence genome, one window contains:
- the LOC127075529 gene encoding E3 ubiquitin-protein ligase RGLG4 isoform X1, with amino-acid sequence MGNSQAKKREAQLSGQVDSRITSTTTSKSFSKPPQLPSELPQSRHGLGNLSTKKKYALIPDNFTSLQQVTSALRNEGLESSNLILGIDFTKSNEWTGRISFNNRSLHAIGDTPNPYEKAISVIGKTLAPFDEDNLIPCFGFGDATTHDQEVFSFHSDNSACHGFEEVLACYQKIVPNLSLSGPTSYAPVIEAAIDMVEKTHGQFHVLVIVADGQVTRYENNHDGKLSPQEERTIKAIVDASSYPLSIVLIGVGDGPWGDMKKFDDKLPARDFDNFQFVNFNDIMSKKISSSAKEAAFALAALMEIPFQYKATLELGLLGCASGRAKKMVPRPPPAPYSRSMPPDYFMRNMPESSMDDERNQMICAICLTNRKDLAFGCGHMTCRDCGSRLSNCPICRQRITDRLRVFSG; translated from the exons ATGGGTAACTCGCAGGCGAAAAAGCGTGAAGCTCAACTTTCCGGACAAGTTGATTCGAGAATCACGTCCACCACCACAAGCAAATCCTTCTCCAAGCCACCGCAGTTACCATCGGAACTACCGCAATCTCGTCATGGCTTAGGGAACCTCTCTACCAAGAAGAAATATGCTCTGATTCCGGATAACTTCACCTCTCTTCAACAG GTTACAAGTGCCTTGAGAAACGAAGGTTTAGAATCCTCAAATCTCATCCTTGGAATCGATTTTACAAAAAGCAATGAATGGACTG GCAGAATCTCGTTTAATAATAGAAGTCTACATGCTATTGGAGATACACCTAATCCTTATGAGAAAGCAATTTCTGTTATTGGAAAGACGTTGGCTCCTTTTGATGAGGACAACTTGATTCCTTGTTTTGGATTTGGCGATG CTACAACTCACGATCAAGAAGTGTTTAGCTTTCATTCTGATAATTCAGCTTGCCATGGATTTGAGGAAGTTTTGGCTTGCTATCAAAAAATTGTTCCAAACTTGAGTCTTTCAG GACCAACATCATATGCTCCAGTGATTGAGGCTGCAATAGACATGGTTGAGAAAACTCATGGCCAATTCCACGTCTTAGTTATTGTTGCAGATGGCCAG GTTACGAGATATGAAAACAATCATGATGGAAAATTAAGTCCTCAAGAAGAGAGAACAATAAAAGCAATTGTTGATGCAAG TTCATACCCTCTCTCTATTGTTCTGATTGGAGTTGGTGACGGACCTTGGGGAGATATGAAAAAGTTTGATGACAAGTTACCTGCACGTGATTTTGACAATTTTCAG TTTGTTAACTTCAATGACATCATGTCTAAGAAAATAAGCTCGTCTGCGAAAGAAGCTGCTTTTGCTCTGGCTGCTCTTATGGAGATACCTTTCCAATATAAAGCAACTCTTGAGCTTGGATTACTTGG TTGTGCTTCAGGAAGGGCAAAGAAAATGGTTCCAAGACCTCCTCCAGCACCTTATTCTCGATCTATGCCACCGGATTATTTTATGAGAAACATGCCAGAATCATCTATGGATGATGAGCGAAACCAAATG ATATGTGCTATATGTTTGACCAATAGAAAGGATTTGGCCTTTGGATGTGGTCACATG ACTTGCAGAGATTGTGGGTCAAGATTAAGCAATTGTCCGATATGCCGGCAGAGGATCACCGATCGCTTAAGGGTGTTTTCTGGATGA
- the LOC127075529 gene encoding E3 ubiquitin-protein ligase RGLG4 isoform X2 — MGNSQAKKREAQLSGQVDSRITSTTTSKSFSKPPQLPSELPQSRHGLGNLSTKKKYALIPDNFTSLQQVTSALRNEGLESSNLILGIDFTKSNEWTGRISFNNRSLHAIGDTPNPYEKAISVIGKTLAPFDEDNLIPCFGFGDATTHDQEVFSFHSDNSACHGFEEVLACYQKIVPNLSLSGPTSYAPVIEAAIDMVEKTHGQFHVLVIVADGQVTRYENNHDGKLSPQEERTIKAIVDASSYPLSIVLIGVGDGPWGDMKKFDDKLPARDFDNFQFVNFNDIMSKKISSSAKEAAFALAALMEIPFQYKATLELGLLGKGKENGSKTSSSTLFSIYATGLFYEKHARIIYG; from the exons ATGGGTAACTCGCAGGCGAAAAAGCGTGAAGCTCAACTTTCCGGACAAGTTGATTCGAGAATCACGTCCACCACCACAAGCAAATCCTTCTCCAAGCCACCGCAGTTACCATCGGAACTACCGCAATCTCGTCATGGCTTAGGGAACCTCTCTACCAAGAAGAAATATGCTCTGATTCCGGATAACTTCACCTCTCTTCAACAG GTTACAAGTGCCTTGAGAAACGAAGGTTTAGAATCCTCAAATCTCATCCTTGGAATCGATTTTACAAAAAGCAATGAATGGACTG GCAGAATCTCGTTTAATAATAGAAGTCTACATGCTATTGGAGATACACCTAATCCTTATGAGAAAGCAATTTCTGTTATTGGAAAGACGTTGGCTCCTTTTGATGAGGACAACTTGATTCCTTGTTTTGGATTTGGCGATG CTACAACTCACGATCAAGAAGTGTTTAGCTTTCATTCTGATAATTCAGCTTGCCATGGATTTGAGGAAGTTTTGGCTTGCTATCAAAAAATTGTTCCAAACTTGAGTCTTTCAG GACCAACATCATATGCTCCAGTGATTGAGGCTGCAATAGACATGGTTGAGAAAACTCATGGCCAATTCCACGTCTTAGTTATTGTTGCAGATGGCCAG GTTACGAGATATGAAAACAATCATGATGGAAAATTAAGTCCTCAAGAAGAGAGAACAATAAAAGCAATTGTTGATGCAAG TTCATACCCTCTCTCTATTGTTCTGATTGGAGTTGGTGACGGACCTTGGGGAGATATGAAAAAGTTTGATGACAAGTTACCTGCACGTGATTTTGACAATTTTCAG TTTGTTAACTTCAATGACATCATGTCTAAGAAAATAAGCTCGTCTGCGAAAGAAGCTGCTTTTGCTCTGGCTGCTCTTATGGAGATACCTTTCCAATATAAAGCAACTCTTGAGCTTGGATTACTTGG GAAGGGCAAAGAAAATGGTTCCAAGACCTCCTCCAGCACCTTATTCTCGATCTATGCCACCGGATTATTTTATGAGAAACATGCCAGAATCATCTATGGATGA